In Torulaspora globosa chromosome 1, complete sequence, a genomic segment contains:
- the RAD4 gene encoding Rad4p translates to MDNNLSPEHFQLIRKVLRETSRKEQDRPLKRKRRKVHENSTKDPEPKVTISIDSSDSDSRVEDKPEVVDLQSASDAGKEETYEDEGSEDYDDSDEFEDVTEPVTFDAAGVLSVTIAPKQETKKGSGAKARNICSNEERQRRRYYHMAYLLCLMVHGAIVNDWINNSKLLRKLSKLIDENLFNLLHPEKDDQMPLRSTRKLLDGLKKCMELWQKHWKVKKRYSGLEYYMRSWQETDGPIDLKKTLTENEFVRRVLKGHGNCDLATQGFVALLRSCNVNARLVMSCQPPDFTNLKEQESPTSRADTYSNSFKYPIFWCEVWDKFTKKWITIDPTNLKTIEQVRNGSKLEPRGVSACRRNMMRYVIGLDRKNGCKDITRRYASWFNSKCRKRRITNSAPGSEWYDKVICALHRRKRTRIDDYEEEYFNQRDEDEGMPDNLQDLKNHPKFVLEKDIRINQVLKPNSKECGYLNVNHGRQVLKVFDRKDLIDLKSAKQWYMEGRILKVGSRVRKTIKKSKGRMRSMTGIDGEVEEERLYSIDDTELYHAPLASSPDGKIEKNAYGNIEVFVPSMIPANCCLIESPNAIKAAKFLEVEYARAVCGFKFERGNSSKPIIGGVVVAKWFVEAVVSAIDGIEYSLEVDERQKQELKALEDWNVLLLKIRIKSNLNATYGQIQEHGTATNKDDINDSSADDSDFEAPAGGFLPVPNADTEAAQPTMTDSDEHEKLEPQEEGGFVVAASESKLTSVKHDRTEGTCAAKSQKSLDLDEKSEADEETDGSYEQFMEELDFSDQDS, encoded by the coding sequence ATGGATAATAACCTGTCGCCGGAACATTTCCAACTGATAAGGAAGGTTTTACGGGAAACCTCACGAAAAGAGCAAGACAGACCATTaaaaaggaaaaggcgAAAAGTCCATGAAAACAGCACGAAAGATCCTGAGCCCAAGGTTACCATATCTATAGATTCCTCCGATTCAGACTCAAGAGTTGAAGATAAACCCGAAGTTGTTGATTTACAATCGGCTTCGGATGCTGGGAAAGAAGAAACATATGAGGACGAAGGGTCGGAAGATTATGACGACAGCGATGAATTTGAGGACGTCACAGAACCCGTCACTTTCGATGCAGCTGGAGTTTTGTCGGTCACCATAGCTCCCAAGCAGGAAACAAAGAAAGGATCTGGAGCAAAGGCGAGAAACATTTGTTCTAATGAAGAAcgtcaaagaagaagatactACCACATGGCTTACTTACTATGTTTGATGGTACATGGAGCAATAGTTAATGACTGGATCAACAACTCCAAACTGCTGCGGAAGCTGAGCAAactgatcgatgagaatCTGTTTAATTTATTGCATCCtgagaaagatgatcaGATGCCCCTACGGAGTACTAGAAAGCTCCTTGATGGATTAAAGAAGTGCATGGAGCTGTGGCAGAAACATTggaaggtgaagaaaaggTACTCTGGTTTGGAGTATTACATGCGGAGCTGGCAAGAGACTGACGGACCGAtcgatttgaagaaaacgtTGACGGAGAATGAATTTGTACGACGGGTTTTAAAAGGCCATGGCAATTGTGATCTTGCAACTCAAGGCTTTGTTGCACTTCTCAGATCCTGCAACGTGAATGCAAGATTAGTTATGTCATGTCAACCGCCAGATTTTACCAATTTAAAGGAGCAGGAATCACCAACAAGCAGGGCGGATACGTATTCAAATTCATTTAAGTATCCAATCTTTTGGTGCGAAGTATGGGATAAGTTcaccaagaaatggatAACGATTGATCCCACCAACCTGAAGACCATTGAACAAGTTAGGAATGGTTCGAAGTTGGAGCCTCGAGGGGTTTCGGCCTGCCGAAGAAATATGATGAGGTATGTGATAGGGTTAGACAGGAAAAATGGCTGTAAGGATATCACCAGGCGTTACGCCTCTTGGTTCAATTCCAAATGCCGAAAGAGACGAATCACCAACAGCGCACCGGGGTCTGAATGGTATGATAAAGTAATCTGCGCCTTACAtagaaggaaaagaacTAGGATAGATGAttatgaagaagaatactTCAATCaaagagatgaagatgaaggtATGCCCGATAACCTACAGGACCTGAAGAATCATCCGAAATTTGTTCTAGAGAAGGATATAAGGATCAATCAGGTTTTAAAGCCGAACAGTAAAGAATGCGGGTACCTAAATGTCAATCACGGAAGGCAAGTTCTTAAAGTTTTTGATAGAAAAGACCTGATAGATCTAAAGAGTGCGAAACAGTGGTACATGGAGGGCAGGATTTTGAAAGTAGGTAGTCGAGTTAGGAAAACGAtaaaaaaatcaaaagGAAGAATGAGATCGATGACTGGCATCGACGGAGAAGTCGAGGAGGAAAGATTATACAGTATTGACGATACAGAGCTGTATCATGCGCCACTAGCAAGTAGCCCCGAtggaaagattgaaaagaacGCATATGGTAACATCGAAGTGTTTGTTCCATCCATGATTCCTGCCAACTGTTGCCTGATTGAGAGCCCTAATGCAATCAAAGCAGCtaagtttcttgaagtcGAATATGCTCGGGCTGTTTGTGGGTTTAAGTTTGAGAGAGGcaattcttccaagccCATCATTGGTGGTGTTGTTGTGGCAAAGTGGTTTGTCGAAGCTGTCGTTAGTGCTATAGATGGCATTGAATATTCACTTGAAGTAGATGAAAGACAGAAGCAGGAACTCAAAGCACTGGAAGATTGGAAtgtgctgctgctgaaaaTTAGAATCAAGAGCAATTTGAATGCTACTTATGGCCAAATCCAGGAACATGGAACTGCAACCAACAAAGATGATATAAATGATTCCTCTGCGGATGACTCTGATTTCGAGGCGCCAGCCGGTGGGTTTTTACCAGTTCCTAATGCTGATACTGAAGCGGCGCAACCCACAATGACCGATTCTGATGAACATGAAAAGTTAGAACCTCAGGAAGAAGGAGGTTTTGTTGTTGCTGCGAGTGAGAGCAAGTTGACTTCAGTCAAACATGACAGAACTGAAGGAACTTGTGCAGCAAAGAGCCAAAAAAGTCTGGATCTCGATGAGAAATCAGAAGCGGATGAAGAAACGGATGGTAGCTACGAGCAGTTTAtggaagagcttgatttcTCTGATCAAGACAGTTGA
- the ILT1 gene encoding Ilt1p translates to MISEGAATALATVATVCWCIQLIPQIWYNWRRKDCTGLPPLMMFLWVVSAIPFAIYFCVSEGNITLQVQPHLFMFFCAISFVQSCYYPPVRMARKKIAAILLAFSVCCVGMEVGFILWLRPLYRKGIHWPALIFGILASVLLAVGLLPPYFELAKRQGRVVGINFLFLFVDSLGAWLSIVSVILGNMDVMGIALYCVVAALELGIFISHFIWCCRFKWFRTAPQEESEVDIEKIDEQTQAKSFPDSTEDQPIDP, encoded by the coding sequence atgaTATCAGAAGGAGCAGCCACAGCGTTAGCAACTGTTGCAACCGTATGCTGGTGCATCCAACTGATTCCCCAAATATGGTACAACTGGAGACGTAAAGACTGCACGGGCTTGCCGCCCTTGATGATGTTCCTTTGGGTCGTGTCGGCCATCCCGTTTGCCATCTACTTCTGCGTCAGCGAAGGCAATATAACCTTGCAAGTGCAACCTCACCTATTCATGTTCTTCTGTGCCATAAGTTTCGTACAGTCTTGCTACTATCCGCCTGTCAGGATGGCCAGGAAGAAAATAGCGGCAATCCTGCTGGCTTTTTCAGTCTGTTGCGTCGGGATGGAGGTGGGATTCATACTGTGGCTACGCCCGCTGTACCGTAAAGGTATCCACTGGCCCGCATTGATCTTCGGCATCCTTGCTTCCGTCTTACTAGCGGTTGGTCTTTTACCGCCATACTTTGAGCTGGCTAAGAGACAGGGAAGAGTCGTGGGGATTAACTTTCTTTTCCTATTTGTGGATTCACTAGGCGCATGGCTATCCATTGTCAGCGTAATTCTGGGCAATATGGACGTGATGGGCATTGCCTTGTACTGCGTGGTTGCCGCCTTGGAGCTCGGAATATTTATCTCCCATTTTATATGGTGTTGCAGGTTCAAGTGGTTCAGAACAGCTCCCCAGGAGGAGTCAGAAGTTGATATCGAGAAGATTGATGAGCAGACACAGGCCAAAAGCTTTCCAGACTCTACGGAAGACCAACCGATTGACCCGTAA
- the STP1 gene encoding Stp1p (ancestral locus Anc_5.586), translating into MPSISFLSFGSISVKDFTARIVQLFKQVVESVVVSEPVSLGDENDVEDVKKVSLFPEKHNLDTSVFTNSSVIPCSLDITGSENPMTVSVGSDGKVSCKLAEDMTGSSAVVPITPESNKAKTPTSDATSGSEVEEEKEIFVCHYCDAKFRIRGYLTRHIKKHAIQKAYHCPFFNASAPSELRCHNSGGFSRRDTYKTHLRARHFVYPKGVKPQNRSKSSGHCSQCGQFFENTDKWVEQHIENGECKGLPDGYFKNIKSERKSGKLRMIKVSTGHSRFISTAQSVVEPKVLLNKDALEAMAIVAQDTNRSDLLSKYGNNKIMMSSTNFSGVKSKRRARDKSPPQLRKENEDDSSQRPAQDFTPLESTVSDFMDDETALNEISSSIKLSPHDHHALEPIPSASSQSSHEDQILATKGIQPVIFNDPFSIPLDMEQCSLANGTCIADFSNSRRDTKQEVPSPINNLLEAEMDAVFLGQKMLRDNEQFTNFYNCAFGSNL; encoded by the coding sequence ATGCCCAGCATTTCGTTCTTAAGTTTTGGAAGCATTTCGGTAAAGGATTTTACTGCTCGTATCGTTCAGTTATTCAAGCAAGTGGTGGAGTCGGTTGTTGTAAGCGAGCCAGTGAGTTTAGGAGACGAAAATGATGTGGAAGACGTTAAAAAAGTGAGTCTGTTCCCCGAAAAGCATAATTTGGATACGTCAGTTTTTACAAATTCTTCGGTTATACCATGTTCGTTGGATATCACGGGTTCCGAGAACCCAATGACGGTGTCAGTGGGTAGCGATGGGAAAGTGAGCTGCAAGCTTGCCGAGGACATGACAGGGTCAAGTGCGGTGGTTCCTATAACACCGGAGAGTAACAAAGCAAAGACTCCGACAAGTGATGCGACTTCCGGGAGtgaggttgaagaagagaaggagatcTTTGTTTGTCACTACTGTGACGCAAAATTCAGAATTAGAGGTTACTTGACCCGTCACATCAAGAAGCACGCGATTCAAAAAGCATATCACTGtcccttcttcaatgcatcAGCTCCGTCGGAGCTACGTTGTCATAATTCCGGTGGCTTTAGTCGTAGAGACACATACAAGACGCATTTGAGAGCCAGACACTTTGTTTATCCAAAGGGCGTGAAACCACAGAATCGCAGCAAGTCCTCGGGCCATTGCAGTCAGTGCGGCCAGTTTTTCGAGAATACTGACAAATGGGTCGAGCAACATATTGAAAACGGGGAATGCAAGGGCCTGCCAGACGGCtatttcaagaacatcaagaGTGAGAGGAAGTCGGGGAAGTTGAGGATGATCAAAGTATCCACGGGCCATTCTCGTTTTATCTCCACGGCCCAGAGCGTTGTAGAACCCAAAGTGTTGTTGAACAAAGACGCGTTAGAGGCAATGGCAATAGTCGCTCAGGACACCAACAGAAGCGATCTTTTATCGAAATACGGTAATAACAAGATAATGATGAGCTCGACAAACTTTTCTGGTGTAAAGTCGAAGAGACGAGCGAGGGACAAGAGTCCTCCACAACTGAGAAAAGAGAACGAGGATGATTCTTCACAACGTCCAGCGCAAGACTTTACTCCATTAGAGTCTACAGTATCGGATTTCATGGATGATGAAACCGCCCTCAACGAAATTTCCTCTTCGATAAAGTTGTCGCCTCATGACCATCATGCCCTAGAACCAATACCCTCAGCATCATCTCAATCCTCCCAcgaagatcaaattttGGCCACTAAAGGCATCCAGCCCGTTATTTTCAATGATCCCTTCAGCATCCCACTAGACATGGAACAATGCTCTCTCGCTAACGGCACATGTATAGCAGATTTTTCGAACAGCAGAAGGGACACGAAACAAGAAGTTCCATCCCCTATAAACAATCTATTGGAAGCAGAAATGGATGCAGTTTTCCTGGGTCAAAAAATGCTCAGGGACAACGAACAATTTACGAATTTCTACAATTGCGCGTTTGGCTCTAATCTTTGA
- the SPP41 gene encoding Spp41p (ancestral locus Anc_5.587), translated as MSEDHADEINFNELVGNLLSSHNASEQHVDENVDAGEVVTSFDHHQQDADHTGEDSEQQHLGEELPEFGDGEGDDALAAVVASAIQSMDHEEQNEEGEADRVPREDTSRMDRENEEHQQDRPWANMLQQSVSQGTEAGKSHTEDQLDQDDETLRQAILESLSELNNVEKEANEHVKEVKERPKKSSKKKKNKDKERAKDKHNSAKKKKHHNKEKEVEGGEDNLLDFEDVIKGFMRQGNEQANTGVSPKPQPEVIGDAETQALVEATLRAFERELLGSQTSATSSQIPKVRSNEKSVTKAILGPRNADYGKINLETGLATSMVAEDYSKSEVSSTESKKKKKKKKKQKDKKRKQRKAAEKDEKGSDEDEFSKALAAMVNDVVNASLADSAALAHELPPPETRPDAAAPTVEQTIEDKQSEPEEETFDLNQIMQKAMSMAFQDQSHEAFDSSAMEEFNRGLGYLSVSDLLSGSSSLLKKKSLSKTFPSESSSKRSKAVRSKASAGTENEEVMQKRKTSSKPSLSPEEALRKRYSQAATAAAAAARKRAAARSKAERLQLRTERKKAREEKKLQKKQAKEQLEIERKELEEIVARGPPYPSDLRLTKSGKPKKPYRRWTQEEMEKRASMPPEELEKPKRVKKERKKKSKKLKKIPLSTLKKIPLFNFARDGIPADVKTKLNGIDETLKKIPLQSYQPELSKLAPPETIAPSSWERLEPEEEGAGIDRARKMTSFAFDARRKTVVRREKIPFHPPWALPTQVPYALPLARRKRKEKPRDFPFSTSGRQKISGRAERPSFSPGIRNKIIPAVLRPIISTLKAAARAKVASGASPEETNKLLMTIIRHTKKSIAESLSLARRQAARNYSAIKTENDLDHWNEIKSRKAARIPIFRLSKIKQLDTSEDTSVKSATTSILPIPIVKIEETADITPSRLETASVTSWDWKSRDNVGTPVATDGITTTTQLPSDSIKGSVGEHKERLFSQEVASEEDQGGKQLIKDQGEILGKIEIRAEEGMKAEIKEARESTKQSKLSSCVSKSVAGVEDVNNRTESQNVEYKRPPVETHGLITSSEINFLLSERNWKLSQSSKQLTALKAAVTGGSSVTKDSLQSLKDVVNKDSGGEEQRIHEVLDDLVKEHFTQSKNDPIELTDDVRHIISETIEELIPVMDVHQQEREERPKRQRKGPPPVLNLDGLVPPNNLRVIPKIESSPSPSVGKKVAPKVRKERKKADQPALLYTFNVPNFKNLQGRRTMLLKRTKEYLNEEEMTILKKEINKERKRKWREANVEKNWENDLRARLRKRANAKFGDHESIEKTKWYDDQLSKSLSEREVKQEGNYNLDDNAPDKKAGGSTNLSDNEVLNMIATTLNKLEVARILERELNEEAAGYQEQRQNKKCSMSTPAEIAVEHTDQTKQLNLQSQAASYDERVSYDGQEPHTDNEEVLEEPSSTKRPYPDDLPVTVPFVKRPKYVSTQDDK; from the coding sequence ATGTCGGAGGATCATGCTGATGAGATAAATTTCAATGAGCTTGTCGGGAACTTGCTCAGTTCTCACAACGCTAGCGAACAACATGTCGATGAGAATGTGGATGCTGGCGAAGTAGTTACGAGTTTCGACCATCATCAACAGGATGCAGATCATACAGGTGAAGATAGCGAGCAACAACATCTGGGGGAGGAATTACCTGAGTTTGGTGACGGAGAAGGAGACGATGCGCTAGCTGCTGTAGTTGCCAGCGCTATACAAAGCATGGATCATGAAGAGCAGAACGAGGAGGGAGAAGCAGATAGAGTACCGAGAGAGGATACCTCACGAATGGATCGGGAAAATGAAGAACATCAGCAGGATCGTCCCTGGGCTAACATGCTTCAACAAAGCGTTTCGCAAGGGACTGAAGCAGGAAAGAGTCATACTGAGGATCAGCTGGACCAGGATGACGAGACCTTACGACAAGCTATCTTGGAGTCTCTTAGCGAACTCAATAATGTGGAGAAGGAAGCTAACGAGCATGTGAAAGAGGTAAAGGAAAGGCCCAAGAAgagttcaaagaagaagaagaacaaagatAAAGAGCGTGCCAAGGACAAGCATAATtcagcaaagaaaaaaaagcaTCACAATAAAGAAAAAGAGGTGGAAGGTGGTGAGGATAATTTGCTGGACTTCGAAGATGTTATAAAGGGATTCATGCGTCAAGGTAACGAGCAGGCAAATACTGGAGTAAGCCCAAAGCCACAGCCAGAGGTTATCGGCGATGCAGAGACTCAAGCGCTAGTGGAGGCTACACTGAGAGCTTTTGAACGTGAGTTATTGGGTTCTCAGACAAGTGCAACTTCATCGCAGATTCCCAAAGTTCGCTCCAATGAAAAATCAGTGACAAAGGCGATTTTGGGTCCGAGAAATGCAGATTACGGAAAGATTAATCTAGAAACTGGCTTAGCCACTAGCATGGTAGCGGAAGACTACTCCAAAAGTGAAGTATCGTCGACAgaatcgaagaaaaagaagaagaagaagaaaaagcagaaggacaagaagagaaagcagcGAAAAGCCGCAGAAAAGGATGAGAAAGGttcagatgaagatgagtTCTCCAAAGCGTTGGCGGCAATGGTTAATGATGTGGTCAATGCTTCATTGGCTGATTCTGCCGCTCTTGCGCATGAATTGCCTCCACCAGAGACACGCCCAGATGCAGCTGCACCTACTGTAGAGCAAACCATCGAAGATAAGCAGAGCGAGCCGGAAGAGGAGACATTTGATTTGAATCAAATCATGCAAAAGGCTATGTCTATGGCATTTCAGGATCAGAGTCACGAAGCTTTTGATAGTTCAGCTATGGAAGAATTCAACCGTGGATTAGGATATCTCTCTGTGTCGGACCTTTTAAGTGGTAGCTCATCCCTTCTCAAAAAGAAATCCTTGTCCAAAACTTTCCCTTCTGAATCAAGTTCTAAGAGATCTAAAGCAGTTCGCAGCAAGGCTAGTGCGGGAACTGAGAACGAAGAGGTGATGCAAAAAAGAAAGACCAGTTCCAAACCATCTTTATCACCTGAGGAGGCTCTTCGGAAAAGGTACTCTCAAGCTGCCAcggcggcagcagcagcagctcgaAAGCGGGCGGCTGCGAGAAGCAAGGCGGAGAGATTGCAACTGAGGACTGAGCGTAAGAAAGCTCgtgaagagaagaagctgcagaagaaacaagcgaaagagcagctggagattgaaagaaaagagctggaagaaattgtTGCAAGAGGTCCCCCATATCCTTCTGATCTGAGACTGACGAAGAGCGGTAAGCCGAAGAAGCCTTACAGAAGGTGGACACAGGAGGAAATGGAAAAGAGGGCTTCAATGCCGCCAGAGGAACTCGAAAAGCCAAAGAgggtgaagaaggaaagaaagaagaagtcaaagaaactgaaaaaaATACCGCTTTCaaccttgaagaagattccGTTATTCAATTTTGCGAGAGATGGCATACCGGCGGACGTGAAGACCAAGTTGAACGGCATTGACGAGACCCTAAAGAAAATACCACTTCAATCGTATCAACCAGAACTCTCGAAGCTTGCTCCACCGGAGACCATTGCTCCGAGCAGCTGGGAGAGGCTGGAGCCTGAGGAGGAGGGCGCAGGAATTGATAgggcaagaaagatgacATCTTTTGCGTTCGATGCAAGGCGTAAAACGGTCGTTCGCAGGGAAAAGATTCCGTTTCATCCACCTTGGGCTTTACCGACTCAAGTTCCTTATGCCTTGCCATtagcaagaagaaagaggaaaGAAAAGCCCAGAGATTTTCCATTCTCTACCAGCGGCCGTCAAAAAATAAGCGGCAGAGCCGAAAGACCATCTTTCTCTCCTGGCATCAGAAATAAAATTATTCCAGCCGTCTTACGCCCCATTATTAGTACTCTGAAAGCAGCAGCTAGGGCCAAAGTTGCTTCTGGAGCTTCTCCTGAAGAAACTAATAAGCTTTTGATGACCATCATAAGACATACGAAGAAATCGATTGCAGAGTCTTTGAGCTTAGCAAGAAGACAAGCTGCTAGGAACTATTCTGCCATAAAAACTGAGAACGATCTTGACCATTGGAATGAGATAAAGAGTAGGAAAGCTGCCAGAATACCGATATTTCGTCTGTCGAAAATCAAGCAGCTTGATACTAGTGAAGATACTTCGGTCAAATCTGCAACCACGAGTATTCTGCCAATTCCAATAGTGAAAATCGAGGAAACAGCTGACATCACACCTTCGAGACTTGAGACTGCTTCAGTAACATCATGGGATTGGAAGAGTAGAGATAATGTCGGGACCCCAGTTGCAACCGATGGCATTACAACAACAACTCAATTGCCTTCTGACTCCATCAAAGGCTCAGTTGGCGAGCACAAGGAACGGCTTTTCAGTCAAGAAGTGGCTtcagaggaagatcaaGGCGGGAAGCAGCTGATCAAGGATCAAGGTGAGATTTTGGGAAAAATCGAAATTCGAGCGGAGGAGGGCATGAAGGCTGAGATAAAGGAAGCCAGAGAAAGCACCAAGCAGTCCAAATTGTCCTCATGCGTTAGTAAGAGCGTCGCTGGCGTGGAAGACGTTAATAACAGGACTGAGAGCCAAAATGTGGAATATAAGCGGCCTCCTGTTGAAACCCATGGTTTAATCACCTCTTCAGAAATAAACTTTCTCTTATCAGAACGAAACTGGAAGCTGTCTCAGAGCAGCAAGCAACTTACAGCTCTCAAAGCAGCGGTTACTGGTGGCTCTAGCGTCACGAAAGATTCACTTCaatctttgaaagatgtaGTTAATAAAGACAGTGGCGGCGAGGAGCAGAGAATCCATGAAGTCTTGGATGATCTTGTAAAAGAACACTTCACACAATCGAAGAATGACCCAATTGAGTTGACAGATGATGTTCGTCACATTATATCGGAAACGATTGAAGAGTTAATTCCAGTAATGGATGTCCACCAACAAGAACGTGAAGAGAGACCTAAGcgtcaaagaaaagggcCTCCACCTGTGTTAAACTTGGATGGTCTTGTGCCTCCCAACAATCTTCGAGTGATACCGAAGATCGAGAGCTCACCGAGCCCGTCGGTCGGTAAAAAAGTCGCACCTAAAGTTAGGAAGGAGCGTAAGAAAGCAGATCAACCGGCGCTTCTTTATACCTTCAATGTTCcgaacttcaagaacctgcAAGGGAGAAGAACAATGCTTCTAAAGAGAACAAAGGAATACttgaacgaagaagaaatgaccatattgaagaaagaaataaaCAAGGAACGTAAGAGAAAGTGGAGAGAGGCTaatgttgaaaaaaacTGGGAAAATGATCTGCGTGCCAGATTAAGGAAGCGTGCTAATGCTAAGTTTGGTGATCACGAATCTATTGAGAAGACAAAGTGGTACGACGATCAGCTTTCAAAGAGTTTATCTGAGAGAGAAGTGAAACAGGAAGGGAACTACAACTTGGATGACAACGCACCTGATAAGAAAGCGGGTGGTTCCACGAATTTAAGTGATAATGAGGTATTAAACATGATCGCAACGACTTTAAATAAGCTTGAAGTCGCTCGGATTCTGGAGCGAGAGCTTAACGAGGAAGCAGCCGGATATCAAGAACAGAGACAAAACAAAAAATGCAGCATGAGCACTCCAGCGGAAATTGCCGTGGAGCATACTGACCAGACCAAACAATTGAATTTACAGAGCCAAGCAGCATCCTACGATGAGCGTGTGTCATATGATGGGCAGGAACCTCATACTGATAACGAAGAGGTTTTAGAGGAGCCAAGTAGCACAAAGAGACCATATCCGGACGATTTACCGGTAACAGTTCCTTTTGTAAAGAGGCCGAAGTACGTAAGCACACAAGACGATAAATAG
- the ERG11 gene encoding sterol 14-demethylase (ancestral locus Anc_5.588), which yields MSESHSIVGKVVEYGQAAVCQFLALPVTQQISIVVAAPFIYNLVWQFLYSFRSDRPPLVFHWIPWFGSSIPYGTRPYEFFAECQAKYGDIFSFVLLGKVMTVYLGTKGHEFVFNAKLADVSAEAAYTHLTTPVFGKGVIYDCPNSRLMEQKKFCKGALSKEAFQSYVPLMVEEVYKYFRTSKNFLMNERSGGKIDVMVTQPEMTIFTASRTLLGKEMRDKLDTGFAYLYNDLDKGFIPINFVFPNLPLAVNKRRDHAQKTISETYISLIKERRKNNDIQDRDLIDSLMKNSTYKDGVKMTDQEIANLLIGVLMGGQHTSAATSAWALLHLAERPDVQQELYEEQMRVLDNGKKELTYELLQEMPYLNQMIKETLRLHHPLHSLFRKVMRDIQVPNTSYVVPKNYHVLVSPGYCHLQDKYFPNAHSFNLHRWDNDAASSYSSGEEVDYGFGAISKGVSSPYLPFGGGRHRCIGEHFAYLQLGVLMSIFIRTIKWQFPKGKTVPQSDFQSMVTLPVGPAEIMWEKRNPDQKI from the coding sequence ATGTCGGAGTCGCATTCTATTGTTGGAAAGGTTGTAGAATACGGTCAGGCAGCGGTTTGTCAGTTCTTGGCACTTCCAGTGACACAACAGATATCTATTGTGGTTGCAGCGCCATTTATCTATAATTTGGTATGGCAGTTTTTGTATTCGTTCCGCAGTGACCGTCCTCCATTGGTTTTCCACTGGATTCCATGGTTTGGTAGTTCGATTCCATATGGTACGAGACCGTACGAATTCTTTGCCGAGTGTCAGGCCAAGTATGGGGATATCTTTTCGTTTGTTCTACTGGGTAAGGTCATGACGGTGTATTTGGGGACCAAAGGCCATGAGTTTGTGTTCAACGCTAAGTTGGCAGACGTGTCAGCCGAGGCAGCCTACACGCATTTGACCACGCCAGTGTTTGGCAAAGGCGTGATCTATGACTGTCCAAACAGCCGTCtgatggagcagaagaagtTTTGCAAGGGTGCTCTCTCCAAGGAGGCGTTCCAGTCATACGTGCCGCTGATGGTCGAGGAGGTTTACAAGTACTTTAGgacatcgaagaacttcttgatgaacGAGAGAAGCGGGGGTAAAATCGACGTTATGGTGACTCAGCCTGAGATGACCATCTTCACGGCTTCTAGGACGCTGTTGGGTAAGGAGATGAGGGATAAGTTGGACACCGGATTTGCTTACTTGTACAACGACTTGGATAAGGGTTTTATTCCAATCAACTTCGTGTTCCCTAACTTGCCTTTGGCAGTGAACAAGAGGAGAGACCACGCTCAGAAGACTATCTCAGAGACATACATCTCGTTAATCAAGGAGAGACGCAAGAATAACGATATTCAGGACAGAGATTTGATCGActcgttgatgaagaactctACTTACAAGGACGGGGTGAAGATGACTGACCAGGAGATCGCAAACCTGTTGATCGGTGTTCTGATGGGTGGTCAACACACGTCCGCTGCTACTTCCGCTTGGGCTTTATTGCATTTGGCTGAGAGACCAGATGTTCAACAGGAACTGTATGAAGAACAAATGCGTGTCCTAGATAACGGTAAGAAAGAACTGACTTATGAACTGTTGCAAGAAATGCCTTACTTGAACCAGATGATCAAGGAAACCTTGAGATTACACCACCCATTGCATTCCTTATTCCGTAAAGTTATGAGAGATATTCAAGTTCCAAATACTTCTTATGTTGTTCCAAAGAACTACCACGTTCTAGTCTCGCCAGGTTACTGTCATTTGCAGGACAAGTATTTCCCAAATGCGCACAGTTTCAACTTGCACCGGTGGGACAACGACGCGGCTTCTTCCTACTCTAGCGGTGAAGAGGTCGACTACGGTTTTGGTGCTATCTCAAAGGGCGTGTCTTCTCCTTACTTGCCTTTTGGCGGTGGCAGACACAGATGTATTGGTGAACACTTCGCATATTTGCAACTTGGTGTCTTGATGTCCATCTTTATCAGAACCATCAAATGGCAATTTCCAAAGGGTAAGACCGTTCCACAATCTGACTTCCAAAGTATGGTTACTTTGCCAGTCGGTCCGGCTGAAATTATGTGGGAAAAGAGGAACCCAGATCAGAAGATTTAA